Proteins from one Halovivax limisalsi genomic window:
- a CDS encoding DUF4929 domain-containing protein codes for MTPVSTRINDDTTDERESTGVTVPSIDSYETEDGVVFYDTENPLAWVETDRTLCLDEFA; via the coding sequence GTGACACCAGTGTCCACCCGCATCAACGACGACACGACGGACGAGCGGGAATCGACGGGCGTCACGGTTCCCAGTATCGACTCCTACGAGACCGAGGACGGCGTCGTCTTCTACGATACGGAGAACCCACTCGCCTGGGTAGAGACCGACCGGACACTGTGTCTCGACGAGTTCGCCTGA
- a CDS encoding DNA polymerase domain-containing protein, producing MSDEAQQALGDFAGGTDERPDAEAAHVAGAGRSSDATVLDPRRETLPDSRGDLDVAVMQVDYTIVGRGDDERPIVHVFGRTDADELEHVQIVGFRPYFYAPTESVDDDRLSSYDRITDWAETNADGEPYESIRGTRLTKIFGQTPRDVGQIRDEFDHYEADILFPNRFLIDKDVRSGIRVPERRADDGSLIVPHDEVEAVDADATPRVQTFDIEVDDRSGFPEDGEEPIICLASHDSYRDEYLLWIWDADDGDGTVPSTLEEYEPIEGEIDHDVRAFETEEAMLESFLSYVDETDPDVLTGWNFDDFDAPYLLDRLEALDGPHHDYDLDGDRLSRLGEVWRSNWGGPDVKGRVVFDLLYGYQRRIFTELDSYRLDAVGESELGVGKERYPGKIGDLWEDDPTRLLEYNLRDVEICVELDRQQELIAFWREMATFVGCKLEDAPTPGDAVDMYVLHKANGRWALPSKGRQEAGDEYEGGAVFDPITGVRENVTVLDLKSLYPMCMVTINASPETRVDPETYDGETHVAPSGTHFRQEPDGVMREMITELLAEREEKKSLRNEHEPDTRAYEQYDRQQGAVKVIMNCFTPDTEVLTPDGVCEITDLEVGDDVYSLDPDTEELEIKPVVETHAYPDYEGDLIDIETSKIDFRVTPNHRMLVRKNETNGITEDDYRFVEAGELDRATNYELPHDWDGPDGDDLETVDLTRFLDGDYEVWVRPSVHGHTFTAELGWTPRRVPKADVGQTGYVFTADEFEAHREYIEEVCETSFIHRESGRKWIPRTYEGDAFLDLLAWFVTEGNVYTSTEKAFGENVRGSATTIQIAQNERPVADGGTDHHTTIGALLDELGLDYYVDERSYQFTSKLLGDLFRERCGETSFEKRIPEFVFSLSQRQKRRFLDVLIDGDGDWQSNSWRYTTSSDRLRDDVLKLCAHLGLTANYNQDSGSWRIYVTESSKNTLRMHRSATESRAEDGVYCVTVEDNHTLLAGRNGTFQFIGQSLYGVSGWEQFRLYDKEAASAITATGREVIEFTETAANELNYKVAYGDTDSVMLELGPDVSPDEALEQSFEIEDYINGRYDDFAREELNADEHRFQIEFEKLYRRFFQAGKKKRYAGHIVWKEGKDVDDIDITGFEYQRSDIAQITKEVQHQVIEMIVRDGDIEGAETYVNGIIEDFLAGEVSLDEIAIPGGIGKRLTEYETDTAHVRGAKYANLLLGTNFQRGSKPKRVYLDRVHDDFFQRIEAQEGLDPAENGVYEEFKRNQDVICFEYDDQIPPEFEIDYEKMLDKTLKGPIERILEALDISWEEVKSGQEQTGLESFM from the coding sequence ATGAGCGACGAGGCCCAGCAGGCCCTCGGGGACTTTGCGGGCGGAACCGACGAGCGGCCGGACGCGGAGGCCGCCCACGTTGCCGGCGCCGGCCGGTCGAGCGACGCGACCGTTCTCGACCCACGACGTGAGACGCTACCGGACAGCCGGGGCGACCTCGACGTCGCCGTCATGCAGGTCGATTACACGATCGTCGGCCGGGGCGACGACGAGCGCCCCATCGTCCACGTCTTCGGTCGGACCGATGCGGACGAACTCGAACACGTCCAGATCGTGGGCTTTCGGCCGTACTTCTACGCGCCGACCGAGTCGGTCGACGACGACCGGCTGTCGAGTTACGATCGGATCACCGACTGGGCGGAAACGAACGCCGACGGCGAGCCCTACGAGAGCATCCGCGGGACACGACTGACGAAGATTTTCGGGCAGACCCCGCGCGACGTCGGCCAGATCAGAGACGAGTTCGACCACTACGAGGCGGACATCCTCTTTCCGAACCGGTTTCTCATCGACAAGGACGTCCGTAGCGGGATCCGCGTTCCCGAGCGCCGGGCCGACGACGGTTCGTTGATCGTTCCCCACGACGAGGTCGAAGCCGTCGACGCCGACGCGACCCCGCGCGTCCAGACGTTCGACATCGAGGTCGACGATCGGTCGGGCTTTCCGGAAGACGGCGAGGAACCGATCATCTGTCTCGCGAGCCACGACTCCTACCGCGACGAGTACCTCCTCTGGATCTGGGACGCCGACGACGGGGACGGGACGGTTCCGTCGACGCTCGAGGAGTACGAACCGATCGAAGGCGAGATCGACCACGACGTGCGCGCGTTCGAGACCGAGGAAGCGATGCTCGAATCGTTCCTCTCGTACGTCGACGAGACCGATCCCGACGTGCTGACCGGGTGGAACTTCGACGACTTCGACGCTCCGTACCTCCTCGATCGCCTCGAAGCGCTCGACGGCCCGCACCACGACTACGACCTCGACGGCGACCGCCTCTCGCGCCTGGGCGAGGTCTGGCGGAGCAACTGGGGCGGCCCCGACGTCAAGGGCCGCGTCGTCTTCGACCTGCTCTACGGCTATCAGCGGCGCATCTTCACCGAACTCGATTCCTACCGCCTCGACGCCGTCGGCGAGAGCGAACTCGGCGTCGGGAAGGAACGGTATCCCGGCAAGATCGGCGACCTCTGGGAGGACGATCCGACGCGATTGCTTGAGTACAACCTCCGCGACGTCGAGATCTGCGTCGAACTCGACCGCCAGCAGGAGTTGATCGCGTTCTGGCGCGAGATGGCGACCTTCGTCGGCTGCAAACTAGAGGACGCCCCGACGCCCGGTGACGCCGTCGACATGTACGTCCTCCACAAGGCGAACGGCCGGTGGGCGCTGCCTTCGAAGGGCCGACAGGAGGCCGGCGACGAGTACGAGGGCGGCGCCGTCTTCGATCCCATCACGGGTGTGCGCGAGAACGTGACCGTCCTCGACCTGAAGAGCCTGTACCCGATGTGCATGGTGACGATCAACGCCTCGCCCGAGACTCGCGTCGATCCCGAAACGTACGACGGCGAGACCCACGTCGCCCCTTCGGGGACACACTTCAGACAGGAGCCGGACGGCGTCATGCGCGAGATGATCACGGAACTGCTCGCCGAGCGCGAGGAGAAGAAGTCGCTGCGGAACGAGCACGAACCCGACACACGCGCGTACGAACAGTACGACCGCCAGCAGGGGGCGGTGAAGGTCATCATGAACTGCTTCACGCCGGATACGGAGGTATTGACTCCAGATGGGGTGTGCGAAATCACCGATCTCGAGGTCGGTGACGACGTGTACTCTCTCGATCCGGACACGGAGGAACTAGAGATCAAACCCGTCGTCGAGACCCACGCGTATCCCGACTACGAGGGCGACCTGATCGACATCGAGACGAGCAAGATCGACTTCCGCGTCACGCCGAATCATCGCATGCTCGTTCGTAAGAACGAAACGAACGGAATCACGGAAGACGACTATCGGTTCGTCGAAGCGGGCGAACTCGATCGCGCGACGAATTACGAACTTCCCCACGACTGGGATGGTCCCGACGGTGACGACCTCGAAACGGTCGATCTCACCCGGTTCCTCGACGGTGACTACGAGGTCTGGGTTCGCCCGTCCGTTCACGGTCACACGTTTACCGCCGAACTCGGCTGGACTCCAAGGCGCGTCCCGAAAGCCGACGTCGGTCAGACGGGGTACGTCTTTACCGCAGACGAGTTCGAAGCACACCGCGAGTATATCGAGGAGGTCTGTGAGACGAGCTTTATCCACCGCGAATCCGGACGGAAGTGGATTCCCCGGACGTACGAGGGAGATGCTTTCCTCGATTTGCTCGCCTGGTTCGTGACGGAAGGGAACGTCTACACGTCCACGGAGAAGGCCTTCGGTGAGAATGTTCGCGGGTCTGCGACGACCATCCAAATTGCCCAAAACGAACGGCCCGTCGCCGACGGCGGGACCGACCATCACACCACGATCGGAGCGTTGCTCGACGAGCTGGGCCTGGATTACTACGTCGACGAACGGAGCTACCAGTTTACCTCGAAACTCCTCGGAGACCTGTTCCGCGAACGGTGTGGTGAGACTAGCTTCGAGAAGCGGATTCCCGAGTTCGTCTTCTCGCTCAGCCAGCGGCAGAAGCGTCGATTCCTCGACGTCCTGATCGACGGTGACGGGGACTGGCAATCCAATTCGTGGCGGTACACTACCTCGAGCGATCGGCTCCGCGATGACGTACTCAAACTCTGTGCGCATCTGGGACTGACCGCGAACTACAATCAGGATAGCGGGTCGTGGCGAATTTACGTAACCGAGTCGTCGAAAAACACGCTTCGAATGCACCGAAGCGCGACCGAGAGTCGGGCTGAAGATGGGGTGTACTGCGTCACCGTCGAAGACAATCACACGCTGCTGGCCGGCCGAAACGGCACGTTCCAGTTCATCGGGCAGTCGCTGTACGGCGTATCAGGATGGGAACAGTTCCGGCTCTACGACAAGGAAGCCGCCTCGGCAATCACGGCGACAGGCCGTGAGGTCATTGAATTCACCGAAACCGCCGCCAACGAGCTAAACTATAAGGTTGCGTATGGCGACACCGATTCGGTCATGCTCGAACTCGGCCCCGACGTCTCCCCGGACGAGGCGCTCGAGCAATCCTTCGAGATCGAGGACTACATCAACGGACGGTACGACGACTTCGCGCGCGAGGAACTGAACGCCGACGAGCACCGCTTCCAGATCGAATTCGAGAAGCTCTATCGACGATTCTTCCAGGCGGGCAAGAAGAAGCGCTACGCGGGCCACATCGTCTGGAAGGAGGGCAAGGACGTCGACGACATCGACATCACCGGCTTCGAGTACCAGCGTTCGGACATCGCTCAGATCACCAAGGAGGTTCAGCACCAGGTCATCGAGATGATCGTCCGCGACGGGGACATCGAGGGGGCCGAAACCTACGTCAACGGAATCATCGAGGATTTCCTCGCGGGCGAGGTGTCGCTGGACGAGATCGCGATCCCCGGCGGCATCGGCAAGCGACTCACGGAGTACGAGACTGATACGGCCCACGTTCGGGGCGCGAAGTACGCGAACCTGCTGCTCGGGACCAACTTCCAGCGCGGGAGTAAACCCAAGCGGGTCTACCTGGACCGGGTCCACGACGACTTCTTCCAGCGCATCGAGGCTCAAGAGGGGCTGGACCCCGCCGAGAACGGCGTCTACGAGGAGTTCAAGCGCAACCAGGACGTCATCTGTTTCGAGTACGACGACCAGATCCCGCCGGAGTTCGAGATCGACTACGAGAAGATGCTCGACAAGACGCTCAAGGGCCCGATCGAGCGGATTTTGGAGGCGCTGGACATTTCCTGGGAGGAGGTGAAGTCCGGTCAGGAACAGACCGGACTGGAATCGTTCATGTGA
- the sufD gene encoding Fe-S cluster assembly protein SufD, protein MSTQVHATVSEETVREISETNDEPAWLTETRLDALASLSELDMPPVIRTPGRDWTNLDALDFESLVDPLNAAEAKDLVGDGDVVVTTLAEAATDDEYADIVREHFGSIVDPQENYLTALSTALFTSGTFVYVPEGVDAEDVKIRTEMNSRSLFNHTLVVAEDSSSATILERQSTGDAVDADDRYYSAIVEVVATENSHVQYGWLQNLDEDTYNYTLKRGSADTYATINWIEGNLGSRLTKSAVETTLDGSGSESQIVGAFFGHEAQHFDINARVWHNDEHTTADLVTRGVLDDEARSVYEGVQDVGTEAWDTSSYQRENTLMLSDDSEADASPKLIINNHDTEASHSATVGQVDAEELLYMTSRGIPEDEATDMLVEGFFVPVLEEIAIDEFRDDLQSLIRARLDE, encoded by the coding sequence ATGAGCACGCAGGTACACGCCACGGTCTCGGAGGAGACGGTTCGGGAGATCAGCGAGACGAACGACGAGCCCGCGTGGCTCACCGAGACGCGTCTGGACGCGCTCGCGAGCCTCTCGGAACTGGACATGCCGCCGGTCATCCGGACCCCCGGGCGCGACTGGACGAACCTCGACGCGCTCGACTTCGAGTCGCTCGTCGATCCGCTGAACGCGGCCGAGGCGAAAGACCTCGTCGGCGACGGCGACGTCGTCGTGACGACGCTGGCCGAGGCGGCCACCGACGACGAGTACGCGGACATCGTCCGCGAGCACTTCGGCAGCATCGTCGATCCGCAGGAGAACTACCTCACCGCGCTGTCGACCGCGCTGTTCACTTCGGGGACGTTCGTCTACGTCCCGGAAGGGGTCGACGCGGAAGACGTCAAAATCCGGACCGAGATGAACTCCCGGTCGCTGTTCAACCACACGCTCGTCGTCGCCGAGGACTCCTCGTCCGCGACGATCCTGGAGCGGCAATCGACCGGCGATGCCGTGGATGCGGACGACCGCTACTACAGCGCCATCGTCGAGGTCGTCGCCACCGAAAACAGCCACGTCCAGTACGGCTGGCTCCAGAACCTCGACGAGGACACCTACAACTACACGCTCAAGCGCGGCTCGGCCGATACGTACGCCACGATCAACTGGATCGAGGGCAACCTCGGCTCCCGCCTGACGAAGTCCGCCGTCGAGACCACCCTCGACGGCAGCGGCTCCGAGAGCCAGATCGTCGGCGCGTTCTTCGGCCACGAGGCCCAGCACTTCGACATCAACGCCCGCGTCTGGCACAACGACGAGCACACGACCGCGGACCTCGTTACCCGCGGCGTGCTCGACGACGAGGCCCGCTCGGTCTACGAGGGCGTCCAGGACGTCGGCACCGAGGCCTGGGACACCAGCTCCTACCAGCGCGAGAACACGCTGATGCTCTCGGACGACTCCGAAGCCGACGCGAGTCCGAAGCTCATCATCAACAACCACGACACGGAAGCCAGTCACTCCGCGACCGTCGGGCAGGTCGACGCCGAAGAACTGCTGTACATGACCTCGCGCGGCATCCCGGAGGACGAGGCCACCGACATGCTCGTCGAAGGCTTCTTCGTTCCCGTTCTGGAGGAGATCGCGATCGACGAGTTCCGCGACGACCTGCAGTCGCTGATCCGGGCGCGACTCGACGAGTAA
- a CDS encoding DUF7322 domain-containing protein, translating to MGLDDFELEPSEHEPEEWDPESDLHDPDAPGLTIPAVETDETDAPKEVVETFWITVLVVNVAVFCVAVGPMLIYFEGWIREGAAMVIAGIALFGLAYRRYRAFMQGPPPEVDSNVADASSTPARSSESEASSADTHDRSDSSDSTDTHEDSS from the coding sequence GTGGGGCTCGACGATTTCGAACTCGAACCGAGCGAGCACGAACCCGAGGAGTGGGATCCCGAGTCCGATCTGCACGATCCGGACGCGCCCGGACTGACGATTCCCGCGGTCGAGACGGACGAGACAGACGCCCCCAAGGAGGTCGTCGAGACCTTCTGGATAACCGTGCTCGTCGTTAACGTGGCCGTCTTCTGCGTTGCCGTCGGGCCGATGCTCATCTACTTCGAGGGGTGGATTCGCGAGGGGGCGGCCATGGTGATTGCAGGCATCGCCCTCTTCGGCCTCGCCTATCGCCGCTACCGGGCGTTCATGCAGGGACCACCGCCGGAAGTGGATTCGAACGTCGCCGACGCCTCGTCAACGCCAGCACGGTCGTCGGAGTCCGAGGCGTCGAGTGCCGATACGCACGATCGGTCAGATTCGAGCGATTCAACCGACACCCATGAAGACAGTTCGTGA
- the sufB gene encoding Fe-S cluster assembly protein SufB → MSSEQDHLQETDTEERFAFKNEHKAALTSEKGLNEETIRLISEDKDEPEWMLERRLRALRLFQEMPMPTDWPGQPDLSEIDIDEIVPYIRPDVDAREGTDDWEDLPDEIKDTFDKLGIPEAEKKALSGVGAQYESEVVYQNMQEQWEEKGVIFMNMDRAVQEHPDIVKEYFMTSCVPPSDNKFAALHGAVWSGGSFVYVPEDVTVEMPVQAYFRMNSEGMGQFEHTLIVAEDGAEVHYIEGCSAPKYSAFNLHSGGVEVFVGEDAHVQYSTVQNWSRNTYNLNTKRAIVEANGTMEWVSGSMGSKATMLYPCTILKGRGATDTHITIAFAGEGQDIDTGAKVYHNAPDTSSTIESKSISKDGGRTNYRGLVHIADGAENASTAVECDALMFDNESTSDTMPYMEIEESKVDVAHEATVGKIGDEDIFYLQSRGLDDDDAKKMIVAGFIEPITEELPIEYAVELNRLIELEMEGSLG, encoded by the coding sequence ATGAGCTCAGAACAAGATCACCTGCAAGAGACGGACACCGAGGAGCGCTTTGCGTTCAAGAACGAACACAAAGCCGCTCTCACCTCCGAGAAGGGCCTGAACGAGGAGACGATCAGGCTCATCTCGGAAGACAAGGACGAACCGGAGTGGATGCTGGAACGGCGCCTTCGCGCGCTTCGGCTGTTCCAGGAGATGCCGATGCCGACCGACTGGCCCGGCCAGCCGGACCTCTCCGAAATAGATATCGACGAGATCGTGCCGTACATCCGCCCGGACGTCGACGCACGCGAGGGAACCGACGACTGGGAGGACCTCCCGGACGAAATTAAGGACACGTTCGACAAGCTGGGCATCCCGGAAGCCGAGAAGAAGGCGCTCTCGGGCGTCGGCGCCCAGTACGAGTCCGAGGTCGTCTACCAGAACATGCAGGAGCAGTGGGAGGAGAAGGGGGTCATCTTCATGAACATGGACCGCGCGGTCCAGGAACACCCCGACATCGTCAAGGAGTACTTCATGACCTCCTGCGTCCCCCCGAGCGACAACAAGTTCGCCGCGCTGCACGGCGCGGTCTGGTCCGGCGGCTCGTTCGTCTACGTCCCCGAGGACGTCACGGTCGAGATGCCGGTCCAGGCGTACTTCCGCATGAACTCGGAGGGGATGGGCCAGTTCGAGCACACGCTCATCGTCGCCGAGGATGGCGCCGAGGTCCACTACATCGAGGGCTGTTCCGCCCCGAAGTACTCCGCGTTCAACCTCCACTCCGGCGGCGTCGAGGTCTTCGTCGGCGAGGACGCCCACGTCCAGTACTCGACGGTCCAGAACTGGTCGCGTAACACGTACAACCTGAACACCAAGCGCGCGATCGTCGAGGCAAACGGGACGATGGAGTGGGTTTCGGGCTCGATGGGCTCGAAGGCCACGATGCTGTACCCGTGTACGATTCTCAAGGGCCGCGGCGCGACGGACACCCACATCACGATCGCGTTCGCCGGCGAGGGCCAGGACATCGACACCGGCGCGAAGGTCTACCACAACGCGCCCGACACCAGCTCGACCATCGAGTCGAAGTCGATCTCGAAGGACGGCGGCCGCACCAACTACCGCGGCCTCGTCCACATCGCCGACGGCGCCGAGAACGCCTCGACGGCCGTCGAGTGCGACGCGCTGATGTTCGACAACGAGTCGACGTCCGACACCATGCCGTACATGGAGATCGAGGAGTCGAAGGTCGACGTCGCCCACGAGGCGACCGTCGGCAAGATCGGCGACGAGGACATCTTCTACCTCCAGTCGCGCGGGCTGGACGACGACGACGCCAAGAAGATGATCGTCGCCGGCTTCATCGAGCCGATCACGGAGGAACTGCCGATCGAGTACGCCGTCGAGCTCAACCGACTCATCGAGCTCGAGATGGAGGGAAGCCTCGGATAA
- a CDS encoding DUF7346 family protein, with translation MKTVRDDDGTRYVLLKRADEASLVRDPRTGAECYVGNDRLEPEPEESPLEAFALAAPAATRTVIENVHDTRTLGLLYWIDDEGPIDVRTLLAESTFCESDLGGRLTSLTMAGLLDEDSVDGERAYRTTDLATEALTELRSTSADQTSQ, from the coding sequence ATGAAGACAGTTCGTGACGACGACGGAACCAGGTACGTGCTCCTCAAACGCGCCGACGAGGCGAGCCTCGTTCGCGACCCGCGGACCGGCGCCGAGTGTTACGTCGGCAACGACCGACTCGAGCCGGAGCCCGAGGAATCACCGCTCGAAGCGTTCGCCCTCGCCGCTCCGGCGGCCACCCGGACGGTGATCGAGAACGTCCACGACACCCGGACGCTGGGACTGTTGTACTGGATCGACGACGAGGGGCCGATCGACGTCCGAACGTTGCTGGCGGAGTCGACGTTTTGCGAGAGCGACCTCGGCGGTCGATTGACGTCGCTGACGATGGCCGGCCTGCTCGACGAAGACTCGGTCGACGGCGAACGGGCGTACCGGACCACCGACCTCGCGACGGAGGCGCTCACCGAATTACGGTCCACGTCGGCTGACCAGACGTCACAGTAA
- a CDS encoding ABC transporter ATP-binding protein — MARLELKNLHASVAEGDEKILDGVDLEVESGEIHALMGPNGSGKSTTAKVIAGHPAYEVTEGEVLIHLEDDEFGDEIEIDEDQRTWNLLDLEPNERAALGVFLGFQYPAEIEGVTMTNFLRTALNAKIEEREELFEDEDETEADDADDEGYETSPMEGPADEGEVGVAEFQEILQEKMAQLDMDESFAQRYLNAGFSGGEKKQNEVLQAAILEPSIAVLDEIDSGLDIDRLQDVSTGINALRDEQGTGILQITHYQRILDYVEPDHVHVMLDGKIAKSGGAELAEQLEDKGYDWVREEVYETA, encoded by the coding sequence ATGGCACGATTAGAACTCAAAAATCTGCACGCGAGCGTTGCTGAGGGCGACGAGAAAATTCTCGACGGGGTCGACCTCGAGGTCGAGTCCGGCGAGATTCACGCCCTGATGGGCCCGAACGGTTCGGGGAAGTCGACGACGGCGAAGGTCATCGCCGGCCACCCGGCCTACGAGGTCACCGAGGGCGAGGTGCTGATCCATCTGGAAGACGACGAGTTCGGCGACGAGATCGAGATCGACGAGGACCAGCGCACGTGGAACCTCCTCGACCTCGAACCGAACGAGCGAGCGGCGCTCGGCGTCTTCCTCGGCTTCCAGTACCCCGCCGAGATCGAGGGCGTCACGATGACGAACTTCCTCCGCACGGCGCTGAACGCGAAGATCGAAGAGCGCGAGGAGCTCTTCGAAGACGAGGACGAAACCGAAGCCGACGACGCGGACGACGAGGGCTACGAGACCTCGCCGATGGAGGGTCCGGCCGACGAGGGCGAGGTCGGCGTCGCCGAGTTCCAGGAGATTCTGCAGGAGAAGATGGCCCAGCTGGACATGGACGAATCGTTCGCCCAGCGCTACCTCAACGCCGGCTTCTCCGGCGGCGAGAAGAAGCAGAACGAGGTCCTGCAGGCCGCGATCCTCGAACCCTCGATCGCCGTCCTCGACGAGATCGACTCGGGGCTGGACATCGACCGCCTGCAGGACGTCTCGACGGGTATCAACGCCCTGCGCGACGAACAGGGCACGGGCATCCTCCAGATCACCCACTACCAGCGCATCCTCGACTACGTCGAACCCGACCACGTCCACGTCATGCTCGACGGCAAGATCGCCAAGAGCGGCGGCGCGGAACTGGCCGAGCAGCTCGAGGACAAGGGATACGACTGGGTCCGCGAGGAAGTCTACGAGACGGCCTGA
- a CDS encoding ferritin-like domain-containing protein produces MSLGQRVTTDHQLARLLQIGIVLEEVVESRAAHHLESLPADERAAIDDEVRELLDEAAAESATHRDRLEALVAHLEAETVSYDEINALVDARYGPPEDTDGVLYDQLCNEETAYKFYDDLIEAIEASDAEYAIDRAQLLETLREIRAEEREGVEDVTDIMERRA; encoded by the coding sequence ATGAGTCTGGGACAGCGCGTGACGACCGACCACCAGCTCGCCCGGTTGCTCCAGATCGGGATCGTGCTGGAGGAGGTCGTCGAATCGCGCGCCGCCCACCACCTCGAGAGCCTCCCGGCGGACGAACGGGCGGCGATCGACGACGAGGTCCGCGAGCTCCTGGACGAGGCGGCCGCGGAGTCGGCCACCCACCGCGACCGACTCGAGGCTCTCGTCGCCCACCTGGAGGCGGAGACGGTCTCCTACGACGAGATCAACGCGCTCGTCGACGCTCGCTACGGCCCGCCGGAGGACACCGACGGGGTCCTCTACGACCAGTTGTGTAACGAAGAAACCGCCTACAAGTTCTACGACGACCTCATCGAGGCGATCGAAGCGTCCGACGCCGAGTACGCGATCGATCGCGCGCAGCTCCTCGAGACCCTGCGCGAGATTCGCGCGGAGGAACGCGAGGGCGTCGAGGACGTCACCGACATCATGGAGCGACGAGCATGA
- a CDS encoding metal-dependent transcriptional regulator yields MNTADQYLKAVYLAQLMDDGPAATGQLADMLDVSPASVNEMVGKLEDRDLLEHEKYKGATLTDDGIERAHDALTTYCIIERFLANVLEVEEFREEARALEAVIDDTVAERLDTIIDRPAECPECFDPEADCCSYLEPSLD; encoded by the coding sequence ATGAACACGGCCGATCAGTACCTCAAGGCGGTCTACCTGGCCCAGCTGATGGACGACGGCCCCGCCGCGACCGGCCAGCTCGCGGACATGCTCGACGTCAGCCCCGCCAGCGTCAACGAGATGGTCGGCAAGCTCGAGGACCGCGACCTGCTCGAACACGAGAAGTACAAGGGCGCGACGCTGACCGACGACGGCATCGAACGCGCCCACGACGCGCTGACGACCTACTGCATCATCGAGCGGTTCCTCGCGAACGTCCTGGAGGTCGAGGAGTTCCGCGAGGAAGCTCGCGCCCTCGAGGCAGTCATCGACGACACCGTCGCCGAGCGCCTGGACACGATCATCGACCGCCCCGCGGAGTGTCCGGAGTGTTTCGACCCCGAGGCCGACTGCTGTTCGTACCTGGAGCCGAGTCTGGACTAG